In the genome of Cydia strobilella chromosome Z, ilCydStro3.1, whole genome shotgun sequence, one region contains:
- the LOC134754749 gene encoding uncharacterized protein LOC134754749 produces MSDFLNTEAVKIATTANIHLQGHRFEQQKSKQHDNVRPQAILLQTERQSGKKIDQTDKCHFCRAQPNHNLSECKPFKRALRKVRWQYVKRNGICFKCLDSRHERETCPAPVCDKDNCGGTHHRLLHFDNKNRQEVSAGEVPEPTPRSADVPTPEVVNCVTASSNRVLLKTVPVRIRAKNGNVIESSAMLDDCSSVTVISAKLAQRAGLTGRRESMQVCGPWEQSDVTCDSTVVKLELYDKDNKVHSIRARSVNELCLPEQDLSLVDCSKYQYLNAMQSEFKKVFTKPEILIGQDYYHLIVPLKILSGKLYEPYATLSPLGWCIHGKIRVSEATRGAGVRPVHSTLLVGTLTAGNLGEQRALQDLHEEVRRAFELDSAGVAGKPRQNKDDVRAVKHLERTAQLINGRWRVGLPWKDPDCLMPDTLPHALKRLKGVERKMARDSEYANRYAERVQHLFANNFARELLDTQRTPKTFHLAHFGVDNPNKKKLRLVFDAADSSAGSCLNDYLLKGPDLLTSLWGIMLRFRENRIAVSGDIKDMFLRIQIHPQDQDALRFLWRDNPTEPVKTYVMTSLIFGAKCSPFVAQFIKNKNALRHEHTEPAAVDAICNSHYADDYIQSLPDEETAIKMVRTVSKIHAEGGFEIRNWTSNSTSVLDSVPNETLGTAAVKFKMDQQFEGERTLGLIWFPATDELGFDVSLKRIPEQIVLGHQRPTKRIMLKVVMSIFDVFGFLAPFTIQGKIMLQDTWRSATGWDEEIPDDIYTRWVKWLDLLQLIGRIRIPRWYQKASIGASETERGSLAANNTSATTSATAATPPATPHSSGRRESTTSAIAASVGIINNYNNLQLHLFSDSSSKAMCAVAYWRWETNGQIYVAFVASKCKVTPVKPLTINRCELQGALLAARLADSVLREHKVTTAQRYFWCDSACVLHWLRNDTRSYNIFIANRLGEIDELSRVNEWRYIPTKLNIADVATREVYDDSIFKNEWLYGPEFLHADESHWPSDTGSPEINELTLEYINIVHRESDYLPVPDATRFSSWLRLQRATAAVLKFIERCKHRSADIDCALMVRAEQLLIKQAQHESFGDDVAAIKNDNVLGRSSKLRHLSPFLDENGLLRCSGRIDAATDVALETKRPIILDGKHAVSRLLVRSYHEKYAHGNHEGVVNDLKQKYWLFKLRPTVKSVVAGCMFCRIKKAKPEVPRMGNLPEARLAHHQRPFTYCGLDLFGPMEVTVGRRHELRYGVLFTCLTLRAIHLELVHSLTSDSLIMALRRMAARRGWPKYLFSDNGTNLRGADTELKRSLQELDVEDLKNKGVNCGVQWTFIPPASPHWGGAWERLIRSVKTSLKVILKERAPRDEVLSTLMTEVENMVNGRPLTHVSVEPGSEETLTPNHFLIMGQAPNLPVVGNFDDSDLFSRKQWRKSQRLADMYWTRWVKEILPDLIPRTKWTQEQKPLQVGDFVLIVDPAAQRNVWMKGVIQQAYPGRDGRIRVVEVKTKSGTLKRSASRVARIPVGIEC; encoded by the coding sequence ATGTCCGATTTTCTAAATACGGAAGCGGTGAAGATAGCTACTACTGCTAATATACACCTACAAGGTCATCGATTCGAGCAACAAAAGTCAAAACAACACGATAACGTTCGACCGCAAGCTATTTTATTACAAACCGAACGACAAAGTGGCAAGAAAATCGATCAGACTGATAAGTGTCATTTTTGCCGCGCTCAGCCAAATCATAATCTGTCCGAATGTAAACCATTCAAGCGGGCATTACGTAAAGTGCGGTGGCAGTATGTTAAACGCAATGGAATATGCTTTAAATGCCTAGATTCACGCCATGAGAGAGAAACATGCCCGGCACCGgtgtgcgataaggacaactgcggCGGGACGCATCACAGACTTCTACACTTCGATAACAAAAACCGTCAGGAGGTGAGCGCCGGCGAGGTCCCTGAACCCACGCCGCGATCAGCTGATGTACCTACACCGGAAGTAGTGAACTGTGTCACCGCAAGTAGCAACAGAGTGCTACTTAAAACTGTTCCCGTACGTATtcgcgcaaaaaacggcaatgtTATCGAAAGTAGTGCTATGCTCGACGATTGTTCTTCAGTGACGGTAATAAGTGCTAAATTAGCACAGCGCGCAGGACTAACCGGGCGGCGCGAATCTATGCAGGTGTGCGGTCCGTGGGAACAAAGTGACGTAACATGTGATAGCACGGTGGTGAAGTTGGAACTTTATGATAAAGACAATAAGGTTCATTCTATTAGGGCGCGGAGTGTTAATGAGTTATGTTTACCTGAGCAAGACTTATCTCTTGTTGATTGTAgtaaatatcaatatttaaatgcaatgcagagcgaatttaaaaaagtttttactaAGCCAGAAATTTTAATTGGCCAGGATTATTACCATTTAATTGTGCCATTGAAAATATTGTCAGGTAAATTATATGAGCCGTACGCAACACTTTCTCCTTTAGGGTGGTGTATTCATGGTAAAATACGTGTGTCGGAAGCGACGCGCGGCGCGGGCGTTAGGCCGGTTCACTCCACGCTGCTGGTGGGCACGCTGACGGCGGGCAACCTGGGCGAACAGCGCGCGCTGCAGGACTTGCACGAAGAGGTACGACGCGCGTTCGAGCTGGACTCCGCAGGAGTGGCAGGTAAGCCTCGCCAGAATAAGGACGACGTTAGGGCCGTCAAACACCTTGAGCGCACCGCTCAACTCATTAATGGCAGGTGGCGCGTGGGCTTACCATGGAAGGATCCAGACTGCTTGATGCCTGACACTCTGCCGCATGCTCTTAAAAGGCTAAAAGGAGTCGAGCGCAAGATGGCCAGGGACTCTGAATATGCTAACAGGTATGCCGAGCGAGTACAACATTTATTTGCTAATAATTTTGCTAGGGAACTACTGGACACTCAGCGCACGCCAAAGACATTTCATTTGGCTCACTTTGGCGTTgacaaccctaataaaaaaaagttaaggcTGGTCTTTGATGCAGCAGATAGTTCGGCGGGTTCGTGTTTAAACGACTATCTGCTCAAGGGTCCGGATCTACTGACGTCACTATGGGGAATCATGCTGCGCTTTAGGGAAAATCGTATCGCAGTATCCGGAGACATAAAAGATATGTTTTTACGCATCCAGATCCACCCACAAGATCAAGACGCCCTGAGATTTCTTTGGCGGGACAACCCTACGGAACCCGTCAAAACGTACGTAATGACATCCCTAATATTCGGTGCAAAATGCTCGCCGTTTGTCGcgcagtttattaaaaataaaaatgctctGCGCCACGAGCACACCGAGCCGGCCGCTGTCGACGCGATCTGCAACTCTCACTATGCAGACGATTACATTCAGAGTTTGCCAGACGAGGAGACAGCAATAAAAATGGTACGTACAGTATCAAAGATACACGCGGAAGGCGGGTTCGAGATTCGCAATTGGACGAGCAACAGTACATCTGTACTCGACAGCGTGCCAAATGAAACTCTCGGTACTGCTGCTGTAAAGTTTAAAATGGATCAGCAGTTCGAGGGCGAGCGGACGCTCGGTCTCATCTGGTTCCCGGCCACGGACGAGTTGGGGTTCGACGTATCTCTAAAACGTATTCCTGAGCAGATTGTTTTAGGCCACCAAAGGCCTACTAAAAGGATTATGTTAAAAGTAGTCATGTCTATTTTTGATGTATTTGGATTTTTGGCGCCTTTTACCATACAGGGTAAAATCATGCTCCAGGATACGTGGCGATCGGCCACCGGCTGGGATGAAGAAATTCCCGACGATATTTACACTAGGTGGGTAAAGTGGCTcgatttattacaattaatagGTCGCATTCGCATACCTAGATGGTATCAGAAAGCATCCAtaggtgcgagcgagacggagCGAGGCTCACTCGCTGCGAACAATACCAGTGCTACGACGAGCGCTACGGCTGCTACGCCTCCCGCTACGCCGCACTCGAGCGGCCGGCGGGAATCGACTACGAGCGCGATCGCTGCAAgcgtaggtattataaataattataataacttaCAACTGCATTTGTTTTCGGATTCGTCTTCAAAGGCTATGTGTGCTGTAGCATATTGGAGATGGGAAACAAATGGGCAGATATACGTAGCTTTTGTTGCCAGTAAATGCAAGGTCACACCTGTTAAACCGTTGACTATAAACAGATGTGAACTTCAAGGCGCTTTACTGGCTGCGAGATTGGCCGACAGCGTGCTGCGCGAACATAAGGTAACTACAGCGCAACGGTACTTCTGGTGCGACTCGGCGTGTGTTTTGCATTGGCTCCGGAATGATACTCGCAGCTACAATATATTCATCGCAAACCGGCTGGGCGAAATAGACGAGTTGTCGCGCGTTAATGAATGGCGTTACATACCTACGAAGTTAAACATCGCTGATGTAGCTACAAGAGAGGTTTACGATGACTCCATATTTAAGAACGAGTGGCTTTATGGTCCGGAGTTTCTTCACGCCGACGAATCGCACTGGCCGAGTGATACAGGGAGCcctgaaataaatgaacttACTTTAGAGTATATTAATATAGTTCATAGAGAAAGTGATTACTTACCTGTGCCGGACGCTACGCGATTCTCTTCATGGCTGCGCTTGCAGAGGGCGACGGCAgctgttttaaaatttattgagAGATGCAAACATCGTTCTGCGGACATAGACTGCGCGCTGATGGTGCGAGCTGAGCAACTGCTGATAAAACAAGCGCAGCACGAGTCATTCGGTGACGACGTAGCCGCCATAAAGAATGACAACGTTTTGGGCCGCAGCAGTAAACTCCGTCATTTATCGCCGTTTTTAGATGAAAATGGACTTCTCCGATGCAGTGGCCGTATAGATGCCGCAACAGATGTTGCGCTGGAAACAAAGAGGCCTATTATATTGGACGGCAAGCATGCGGTGTCTAGACTGCTGGTCAGAAGTTATCACGAGAAGTACGCGCATGGCAACCACGAGGGAGTCGTGAATGATCTGAAACAAAAGTACTGGCTATTTAAATTACGCCCGACAGTGAAATCTGTAGTAGCCGGTTGTATGTTTTGTCGCATTAAGAAGGCAAAACCTGAGGTACCTAGAATGGGTAACTTACCGGAGGCACGCCTTGCGCATCACCAGCGTCCCTTCACGTACTGTGGCCTTGACCTGTTCGGGCCGATGGAGGTGACAGTCGGGAGACGCCACGAACTGAGATATGGCGTACTGTTCACTTGTCTCACGCTGCGGGCGATACACCTGGAACTGGTTCATTCACTTACCTCGGACTCGCTGATCATGGCTCTTCGGCGTATGGCGGCGAGACGTGGCTGGCCTAAGTACCTATTCTCTGACAATGGGACAAACTTACGCGGCGCTGACACGGAGTTAAAAAGATCACTGCAGGAACTGGATGTAGAGGACCTGAAAAACAAAGGTGTTAATTGCGGAGTACAATGGACTTTTATTCCCCCCGCCAGCCCCCATTGGGGTGGGGCGTGGGAACGTCTGATTAGGAGTGTGAAGACGTCGTTGAAGGTAATCCTGAAGGAGCGCGCCCCTAGAGACGAGGTACTTTCTACCTTGATGACGGAGGTGGAGAACATGGTGAACGGGCGTCCGCTAACCCATGTGTCCGTTGAGCCTGGCAGCGAGGAGACGCTTACACCTAATCATTTTCTGATTATGGGGCAAGCGCCAAACTTACCTGTCGTGGGGAACTTCGATGACTCCGATCTCTTCTCTCGAAAGCAGTGGCGTAAATCTCAGAGACTTGCCGACATGTACTGGACACGGTGGGTCAAGGAGATTTTGCCAGACCTCATACCGAGAACCAAATGGACCCAAGAGCAAAAGCCACTACAGGTAGGTGATTTTGTTCTCATTGTAGATCCCGCTGCGCAGAGGAACGTGTGGATGAAAGGCGTTATCCAGCAAGCCTACCCTGGCAGAGACGGTCGCATAAGGGTGGTCGAGGTAAAAACTAAGTCTGGAACCCTGAAACGTTCTGCTTCGCGCGTCGCTCGTATTCCAGTAGGTATCGAGTGCTGA